The region TTGATGTTGGCCAGGTAAACCGGTGAGTCGTCGCCATGAACCTGGGCCAGCAAGCCTTCCACCGTGACCAAATCGAGGCCGATAATCGCGGTCATGCCGTAGCCCTGTGGATAAGCCTGTTGCATCAGCTCACCGCGCAGGCTGACCAAGTGCAGCGCATCGCTGAAACTCAAGGCTCCGGCGGCGACCGCCGCCGGGTAGGCACCGATGGACAACCCGGCCACGTAATCCACCGTCGACAACAACTGCCGCGACGCAGTCACCCCGGCAATCAGCAGACAGAGCTGAACCGCCCTCGTCGTCTTCAACGCCTCGGGTGAGTCCAGCAGCAATGCGTCTTCGCCCAAGACCTCACTCGCTTCGTTGATCGTTTCCCGAGGCAAGCAATGCAACATGCCCGGTTGCTGCGCACCTTGGCCGGGGAACACCAGCAAGCTGCTCACGCGGCTTGCTCCTGCGGGTTCCATGGGTCACACACCAGGCAAGCTGCCGTAGCGTTCTTCAGCAACACTCGATGCGCAGGCCCCGCCCATTCGCGCAGGGCGACGGCTCCGAAGGGCGTTTGCAGTTGCATATCCACCGCACAGACCTGCGTGCCGAGAAGCGTCAACAGTTGCTGCGCCTCACGACGCCCCAACGGCTGCGGCGTGCGCAGGATCAGGTCGAGGTCGCTGCGCTCGTGCAACGCTGCAAAACCACTGGCTAATTCGAAACCGGCGCTGCCACTCACGCCCCAAATCCAGCCGCCAGCCGCGAGCAGGGGCCGAAGGTGCGCCAAGGCGCGTAGCGCCGGCATGTCACGGTTGATGGCGAGGTGGCACAGCGCTTCCGGCCGTACTTGCCGTTGAATCGACGCCACCGCCATCTGCGTGGCAAAGCGCTGCTCGCGCAACAGTCCACGCACACCCACGGCCACCTGCCCCGCCCCGCTCACGGCACGACGAACCACCACCGGCTGGCCCTGATCCAGTACCTCCACCGCCCATAACGGCGCATCCGTCGGCAACTGCTCGGCGGTCATGCCCCAGAGCAGGTCGTGGGCCAACAGCTCGTTCACCACTGTTCTCTCAGCAATTGACGAACCCTGCTCGAAGCCGCTCGATTGACCCCGCCCAAACGACTGCTCAGGTCACGGCCCTTTGTCGCGACGTCGCCGATCGCCTGGCTCAGGCAGTCAATCACACGCGTCAGATCTTGCACGGTGGGTTGCTCAATCTTTTCCACCGTCAAGGTTTCCCACAACAGCCCCAGGCTGGCATAGCTGTCGATGTCATAGGCCATCGGCGGCACGCTGGCCGCCAACGCCTCCAGCTCTTCGATGCTGCGCAACGTCACCCGCGCCGCCGACGCCTTGCCCATGGCATGCACCATCACCCCCGGATCGCGCAGGGCGATCAGCCGATTGGCCTGGTAACCATGGGCCAGAAACGCGCCCGACATGGCTTTGCCCACCAGCAACCCGATCACCGCATGGCCTGCCAGTCGGGCGCGGGCATAACTGTCCGCCGCGCCGGCCAACGCCTGATGAATGCCAAGGGCTTCTTCACGCCGACCGTAGGCCTGACTCGGCACATCGACGATGGCGATCAAGGCGCGTTTGTGCGGTTTATCCACGTCAGCTTCGATGACTTCATCCACTGCCTTGGCCAAACCCCAGCCTTCCAGCAATCCGACCTCGCCATTACGGGCACGGACGAAGCGGTTATCGGGATCAGTGACCACCGCGATAAACCGCACAGGCTGCTCACCCAACATGCCATCCGCCGCTTTCAACGAAGCCGGCAAACCATCGACCGGTCTGGCGCCCTCACTCAGGGCGTTGAACCAGCTCAAACCTCTCAGCGAATAGGGGCTCATGTGCGCGCTCCTTGATACAGATCGCGAACCGTCGCCGGCTCGATTTGTGGTTCAGCATCCAAGCGTGCCAGACGCTCCAGGAACAGCTCGGCCTGTTGGCTACGTTGCTGCGCCGGCAAACCCTGCTGGAGCAATTCGCTGACCTGCTGCTGAATCTGCGCCACATCGTCGGCCACAAAACGGTCCACCAAACCACTGGCGAAACGCTGTTCACCCCCGGTCAGGCTCCAGATGAAGGGACGGTCGCGGGAGTCGTACTCCTCAAGCCCGGCCTCCTGTTCGATCACTTGCGGGCCATTGAGGCCCAGCCGTGCTTCGCGAGTCACCAGCAAATAGCTGCACAAACCGGCAGCAATCGACATCCCGCCAAAACAGCCGACGCTGCCCGCCACGACCCCGACCACCGGTTGGTACTGCCGCAAATCGACAATCGCCGCATGAATATCGGCAATCGCGGCCAACCCTAGGTTAGCTTCCTGAAGGCGCACGCCACCGGTTTCCAGCAGCAACACCGCGCGGGTTGGAATGCCTTTGCGGTTGTCTTCAGCCGCCAGCTCCAACGCGCCTGCAATCTTCGCCCCGCCGACCTCGCCAAGGCTGCCGCCCTGGAACACACCTTCAATCGCCGCGATGACCACCGGCAAGCCGCCGATGCTGCCCTTGGCGATCACCACGCCGTCATCGGCTTGCGGCACCACGCCCTGGCGCAGCAGCCATGGCGACATGACGCGTTGAAACGGGTCGAGCAATTCGCGAAAAGTCCCGGCGTCGAGCAAGGCTTTCGCGCGTTGCCGAGCGCCGAGTTCGACGAAGCTATGGGTATGAAGGAGATCAGTCATGGCCGATCTCCTCAAAGCCTTGTTCCAGGCGCAAGCGCACCACACCCGGCGTCGCACCGAAGTCATGAATATCGATGGCCATCGCGGGCGGCATCTGGCCGTCGAACATCCGCGCAAACAGGTGTTTCCAGCGCTGTTCGCTGCCGTTGACCGAGGTCTGCACATTGATGGTCAACTTGCCGGCCTGACCCGGTTCGATCAGCACCTCCAGATCGCCCGAGCCGACACAGCCCACCAGCGTCCGCCCCTGAGGCGGCTGTCCGGCGGGGAATTCAAAGGATAAGGTTTCCATCAGAAAGCTCCCTGGATGAGGCCAGCGCCCGACTCGATACGATCGATAAACAGGCAGGCGGCGAGCAAGTCGGCAGCGCCGCCTGGCGAGGCGTTCAACGCAATTAATTGTAGGTCCAGCTCATGCAATCGACGGCGACCGGCCAGGCTCGCGCTACCACCGGCATCGAGCACCGCCTGCGCCCCCGACTGCATGGCGTGCAAGCCTTGCTCGCCGGCACGGTAGAGCACGCAGGTGTCGGCCAGTCGGGCCATGATCGCCAGCAAAGCGTCGAGTCGAGCGTTCTGCTCGCCATGGCCAGCGCCGCGGCTGCGTTTGAGTTGGGGCAGTGCGCGCTGAGTCACTGAAGGAAAACCGAGCTGCGCTTCTTCACGCGCACCGCGAGCACCGTAGCGCTGGGCAACCTGAGCGCCATGACTGAAAGAACGTGGCGCATGGCGATCATCCAGCAGAGCCAGACGTGCGGCGCGCACACTGACCGCGCTTGCACCAACGGATTCCGGTTCCAGCGCCGCCGCCGCGACCAACAACCCCAACGCCCAAATCGCCCCGCGATGAGTATTCACACCGTTGGTGGTCGCGAGCATCGCGGCCTCACCCTCTCGTCCGATCCGTCCCAGCGCTTCGCGCAACGGCACACCTACTTCGCCGAACTCAATCGCCGCGTCCGCCATTTCCTTGAACGCCGGCCACAAGGACAACGCGGAAGCGTGCATCAGACCCAGGTGCAAATCGGTATGCGCGCCGTTGCCTCGACGGTCCACCAAAGCGGGTTTGGGTGACAGATCTGCCTCATCAATTAGCGCATCCACCGCCAGGTCCGCCAGCCGTTCGGCCAGGGTCAGTGTTTTCGGTTGCGGGTTAAGTGCGCGCATTACCAGCTCCTGAACTTGGCGGGCGGGTTGTACAGGCCACCGGACCACGCCACCAAATCGGCCACGCTTTTGGCCGCGAGCAGTTCACGGGTGGCGTCGGTGCGGCGAATGCCGAGGTCTTCGGGCAAGGCAATCAGCCCTTCGCGACGCATGCGCGCGGTGTCTTTAGGGTTGTGGCGCAGGCCGATCACAGTGACGCCTGCGACAGCCGCGATCATGGCTTGGCGCTCTTCCAGCGACCGCGCCTTGTAAAGATAGGCGATGCCTTCTTCGGTCAGCAGGTGGGTGACGTCGTCGCCGTAGATCATGATCGGCGCCAGCGGCATGCCGCTTTTGCGCGCCACCTCGACCGCGTCGAGGGTTTCAACGAACGTCGGTTTGCCGCCCTCCTGGAAGGTCTCGACCATCTGCACCACCAGTTTCTTGCCACGTTCGAGCAACGCTTCGGGCGCTTCATCGTGGCGCATGTCAAGCCAGGCTGGGGTGCTGTGCCGCCGACCGCGCGGATCGTGACCCATGTTTGGCGCCCCGCCGAAACCGGCCAGCCGGCCGCGTGTCACCGTCGAGGAATGGCCATCGCCATCGACTTGCAGGGTCGCGCCGATGAACAGGTCCACCGCGTACTGCCCCGCCAATTGGCAAAACATCCGGTTGGAGCGCAACGAGCCGTCGCGCCCGGTGAAGAACACATCGGGACGCGCCGCGATATAGTTTTCCATCCCCAGTTCGGTGCCGAAACAATGCACGCTTTCGACCCAGCCACTTTCAATAGCCGGGATCAGGGTCGGGTGCGGATTGAGGGTCCAGTTGCGGCAGATTTTGCCCTTCAGCCCGAGTGATTCGCCGTAGGTCGGCAGAATCAACTCAATAGCCGCCGTGTTGAAACCAATGCCGTGGTTCAGCGACTGGACGTTGTGTTTCTCGTAGATGCCACGGATCGCCATCATCGCCATCAGCACGTGTACTGGCTTGATATGCCGTGGGTCGCGGGTGAACAGCGGCTCGATGTAGAACGGCTTGTCAGCCACCACCACGAAATCGACCCAAGAGGCTGGGATATCAACGCGGGGCAGTTCGCTGACGTCGTCCACCAGTTGGTTGACCTGGACGATAACGATGCCATCGCTGAAGGCTGCCGGTTCGATCAATGCCGGGGTATCTTCGGTGCTCGGCCCGGTGTAGATGTTGCCGGCGCGGTCGGCCATGAAACCCGCCGAGAGCACCACGTTGGGAATCAGGTCCACCACCAGCCGTGCATAAAGTTCGATGTAGGTATGGATCGCGCCGATTTCCAGCAAGCCGTCTTCCAGCAACTGGCTGATGCGCAGGCTCTGGGTGCCGGCAAAAGAGAAGTCGAGTTTGCGCGCGATACCGCGTTCGAACAGGTCCAAGTGCTCAGAGCGCCCGACGCTGGGCATGATCATGTGCAGGTCATGCAGCTTGGCCGGATCGGCCTTGGCCAGCGAGCGCGACAAAAAGTCCGCCTGCTTCTGGTTGTTGCCCTCCAGCACCACGCGGTCGCCGGGCAGGATCAACGCTTCCAGCGCCGCCACAATCTTGTCGGTGGGCAACACCACACCGTCGGCGAACCCCCTTACCAGCTCCAGGCGCCGCTGCTTTTCGCTGCGCCGCCGCGTCCATCGCGAGTCGGGGGATATTGTTGTTGTCATGACCACTCCACGGGTTCGCTGTCGTGGCGATACCTTAGGAGCGTTGAGGGCTGGCCATCAATCAAGCAGCGCGACGGATCGTTACGGTCAGGGTAATGGTTGTGCAGACTGACGCTTTGGCGAAGGCGGCCCGTCAGACCAACCCGGCACTCACCAGCAGTTCCTCCAGCGCCAACAAGTCCGGCACCTTCGCCACTTGCTCACCCACCTGCACAGCCGCCTGCTCCAGCGCGCACAACGGCACATCGACGTAGCTCAACTGGCTATCAAGCTTGTACGAGCGGGGAATGCCCTGCACCAGCAGCGCGATGAATTTCAGCTCGGGGCGGCCGCCCAAGGCATTGAGGATGACGATGCGCGCACGCTCGCCAATCATGACTTTGTTGCCACATGCAGACTCGAAACTGAGCAATGGAATCTGCCGCGCGCGCCAGCTCACTCGCCCGAGATACCACGACGGGGTGTCGAGGTCGAAGGCGCTGTGCTGGTAGTCGATCAACTCGGCGACAGCAACGTTGGGCAGGATCAGATTGCGGTCAGCCAATGGCAGCAACAGGCCGGTGAGATTACTGGAGCGGTGTTCAAGCATGGGGTTTGGTCCACAAGGCGATACTGTCGAGCAGCACCGATTCCTGGTACGGCTTGCCGAGGTAATCGTTGACGCCGATGGCCATGGCCCGGTCGCGGTGTTTCTGGCCGGTGCGCGAGGTAATCATGATGATCGGCAGGTGTTGTAAACGGTCGTTGGCGCGGACTTGGGTCGCTACTTCAAAACCGTCCATGCGCGGCATTTCGATGTCCAGCAGCATCAGGTCCGGCAGGTGTTCCTCAAGCAACAGCATGGCGTCGACGCCATCTTTGGCGGTCAGGACGTTCATGCCGTGGCGCTCCAGCAAACGGCTGGTCACCTTGCGCACCGTGACCGAGTCGTCGACCACCATCACCAGCAACGGTTTGTGCGGCTCGGGTTCGGCGTCCTGGGCCCGTGGACGTTGCGGCACATGCGCCTGCATCGCACGGATCGGCGCAAGCAAATCGAGAATCAGCACCACCCGGCCATCGCCCAGAATCGTCGCTCCGGACAAGCCCTGGACCGCTGCAAACTGCGGACCGAGGCTTTTAACCACGATCTCCCGCGTGCCGGCCATGACATCGACCTGCACCGCGATATGCCGTTCGTTGCACTGCACCAGCAATACCGGCAGCGGCAAGCTCTGACCGAGTAATTTCGGGCGCAGGCCGGTTTTCAGCAACTCGCCCAGATAGCACAGTTCATAGCATTGCCCGGCGTAGGTGTAAGTGGGCGGGTCGAGACGGTAATGTCCCTCCAGCTCGTTGGGCAACACACGCACGATGCCCTCAATGGTGTTCAGCGGAATCGCGTATTGCTCCTCGCCACACTGCACCATCAGCGCCCGGTTGACCGAGACGGTGAACGGCAGGCGAATGCGAAAATGCACGCCCTGCCCTGGCACCGAATCGATGCTCATGCTGCCGCCCAGTTGCCGCACCTCTTCGTGGACCACGTCCATGCCCACACCGCGACCGGAAATCTGGGTGATCTTCTCGGCAGTGGAAAACCCCGGTTGCAGGATAAATTGCAGGACGTCCCGGTCACTGACCTCACTGTCGGGGGCCAGCATGCCCCGTTTGATCGCCTTGCGCCGCACCGCAGCAAGCGGCACGCCCGCGCCGTCATCGCGGATATCGAAAATCATGTCGCCGCCCTCTCGGGACAAGTCCAGGGTAATTCTGCCCTGAGCCGGTTTGCCCGCCGCCAACCGTGCAGCCGTGGATTCCAGCCCGTGGTCCACGGCGTTGCGCAGCATGTGCTCCAACGGCGGTGCCATGCGTTCGAGGACGTTACGGTCCATCTCGCCTTCGGCATTACCGACAACGAACTCCACGTCCTTGCCCAGCTCGCTGGAGACCTGACGCACGATCCGCTTCAAACGCGGCAGCATCCGCTCAAACGGCACCATGCGCGTGCGCATCAGGCCTTCCTGCAATTCGGTGTTGATGCGGCCCTGCTGTTGCAACAGGTTGTCCGCGTCTTGATTACGCAGGTCCAGGGTTTCCTTCAGGTCCAGCAGGTCGGAAGCGGATTCGAACAGCGCCCGAGACAGTTGCTGCAACTGCGAGTGCCGGTCCATTTCCAACGGGTCAAACTCTTCGTAACCCAAGCGCTCAGCGTCCACCTGCTGCCGGCTGAGAATCCGTCCCTGAGTTTCCGTGTCGAGCCGGCGCAATTGATCGCGCATGCGTTCGAGGGTGTTTTCCATTTCGCTCAGGGCCACACGGGCGTCACTGACTTGCTGCTCGATGCGCCCACGAAATATCGAGGTTTCCCCGGCCAGGTTGACCAGGTCATCGAGCAATTCCGCCGACACTTTGACCATGTCGGCGCCTGGCTCGACGGGTGCCGCGACGGGCTCCACCTTGGGCGCCATCACCGGCGAGGCCGGACCGTCAGCGGCCGCCGGGTGGCTGAAATTCTTGATCTCGTCGATCAACCGATCCGCCGGCGGCAACGGCTGGCCTGCGCGCGTGGCGTCGAGCATCTGGGCCAGTCGGTCATGGCTGCTTTGCAACAACCGGAACAGCGCCGCCGTCGGTTGCAGCGCGCCTTCGGACAAGCCTTCGTAGAGAAACTCCAGTTCATGGGCCAAGTCGCCGATGGCGGCGATTTCCACCATCCGCGCCCCACCCTTGAGGGTGTGCAGGTCGCGCAGCAGGGTTTCTATTTCCTGTCGGCCAGACGGCTCGGCCTGCCAGCGCACCAGCGCCGCCCCCGAGTTTTCGATGATGTCGAAACCTTCCTCCAGGAAGATCTCCAGCAACTCCGGATCCTGCCCCGGCGAATCATTGACCGGGGTCGGCGTGGCCACTTCAGCGGGGCTGATATTACTCTGACGGAACGTGCGAATAGCGTCGATCAGCGCGCCGGGGTCCCCCAGGAGCTGCCGGTTCTGCAATTGTTCCAGCAGCACCGCGAGCCGGTCATGGCTGTGTTGCAGCAACTGCGCCAATGCTTCGCTGTGGCTGTAACGGCGATCAACCAGGCCTTCGTAAAGGTTTTCCAGTTCATGGGCCAAGTCACCGACCGGCACGACCGCCGCCATCCGTGCGCCGCCCTTGAGGGTGTGCAAATCGCGCTGCAAGGACGACAGCGGCGCGCTGTTGTCCGGGTCTTTCAACCAACGTTGCAAGGCTTGGCCGGCACTTTCGAGGATGTCCACCGCTTCTTCGAGGAAGATCGAAACGATCTCGTCGTCCAGCTCAAGCCGGGGCACGGTCTGCGCCAGTTCTGAGGTGGCGCTGCCCAACTCCCGAATGCTCAGGGTACGGCTGCCGTCGCTACGGATCAGGCCCATGGCGGACGGGTCGAGACTCTCATCCAGCAAGCCACGCAAGGCCCTGACACGCGCCGGTTGCGAGCTGACTTCCTGGCCAGCGGCCAGTTCGTCAAGCATGTTGATCAGGGCTTCATGGGCGCTTTGCGCCTCATGGAAAAACGTATCGCTGACCGCCAGGCTGCTTTCTTCCACCGCGCCGTAAAGGTCGAGCAACGCTTCGCAGAGTTCATCCACCGGGTGCAGGTCCGCCAGATGGGCGCCTTCGCCCAAAGTGGTCAGCTCATCCAGCAGCGCGCTGAGCTCCTGACGCTCGCCGGGGTGCTGTTGCCAGCGCTGCAACAGGCTTTCGGCGTCCAGCAGGATGTCCATGCCCTGGGCCAGGAAGTTATTGATCAGTTGCGGATCACGCTTGATCCGCAACCCGGTGTTCGGCGCATTGAGCAGCGTTTGCAGTCGTTCGGCCAGCAGCGACTGCGTTCGTGCGATCAGCTCGTCAGCGCCCGGAATGGCGGCCAACGGATCAAGCTTGAGCTGGCGCAGACCGAGGCGGAACAAACCTTCGGCTTCCAACAACAATTCGACTTCATCCAGGTCCAGGGCGATCAGGTGCGCCTTGTACTCGCGGGCCAGTTGATCGAGGGGCCCCGCCAGTTCGGCAATCGGCAACACGCCGGCCATGGACGCGCTGCCCTTGAGCGTATGCAACGCCCGCTGCAACTCGTCGCTG is a window of Pseudomonas sp. DC1.2 DNA encoding:
- the mdcE gene encoding biotin-independent malonate decarboxylase subunit gamma, which codes for MSPYSLRGLSWFNALSEGARPVDGLPASLKAADGMLGEQPVRFIAVVTDPDNRFVRARNGEVGLLEGWGLAKAVDEVIEADVDKPHKRALIAIVDVPSQAYGRREEALGIHQALAGAADSYARARLAGHAVIGLLVGKAMSGAFLAHGYQANRLIALRDPGVMVHAMGKASAARVTLRSIEELEALAASVPPMAYDIDSYASLGLLWETLTVEKIEQPTVQDLTRVIDCLSQAIGDVATKGRDLSSRLGGVNRAASSRVRQLLREQW
- a CDS encoding chemotaxis protein CheW, translated to MLEHRSSNLTGLLLPLADRNLILPNVAVAELIDYQHSAFDLDTPSWYLGRVSWRARQIPLLSFESACGNKVMIGERARIVILNALGGRPELKFIALLVQGIPRSYKLDSQLSYVDVPLCALEQAAVQVGEQVAKVPDLLALEELLVSAGLV
- a CDS encoding biotin-independent malonate decarboxylase subunit beta encodes the protein MTDLLHTHSFVELGARQRAKALLDAGTFRELLDPFQRVMSPWLLRQGVVPQADDGVVIAKGSIGGLPVVIAAIEGVFQGGSLGEVGGAKIAGALELAAEDNRKGIPTRAVLLLETGGVRLQEANLGLAAIADIHAAIVDLRQYQPVVGVVAGSVGCFGGMSIAAGLCSYLLVTREARLGLNGPQVIEQEAGLEEYDSRDRPFIWSLTGGEQRFASGLVDRFVADDVAQIQQQVSELLQQGLPAQQRSQQAELFLERLARLDAEPQIEPATVRDLYQGART
- a CDS encoding triphosphoribosyl-dephospho-CoA synthase, yielding MRALNPQPKTLTLAERLADLAVDALIDEADLSPKPALVDRRGNGAHTDLHLGLMHASALSLWPAFKEMADAAIEFGEVGVPLREALGRIGREGEAAMLATTNGVNTHRGAIWALGLLVAAAALEPESVGASAVSVRAARLALLDDRHAPRSFSHGAQVAQRYGARGAREEAQLGFPSVTQRALPQLKRSRGAGHGEQNARLDALLAIMARLADTCVLYRAGEQGLHAMQSGAQAVLDAGGSASLAGRRRLHELDLQLIALNASPGGAADLLAACLFIDRIESGAGLIQGAF
- a CDS encoding malonate decarboxylase subunit delta: METLSFEFPAGQPPQGRTLVGCVGSGDLEVLIEPGQAGKLTINVQTSVNGSEQRWKHLFARMFDGQMPPAMAIDIHDFGATPGVVRLRLEQGFEEIGHD
- a CDS encoding malonate decarboxylase holo-ACP synthase — protein: MVNELLAHDLLWGMTAEQLPTDAPLWAVEVLDQGQPVVVRRAVSGAGQVAVGVRGLLREQRFATQMAVASIQRQVRPEALCHLAINRDMPALRALAHLRPLLAAGGWIWGVSGSAGFELASGFAALHERSDLDLILRTPQPLGRREAQQLLTLLGTQVCAVDMQLQTPFGAVALREWAGPAHRVLLKNATAACLVCDPWNPQEQAA
- the mdcA gene encoding malonate decarboxylase subunit alpha translates to MTTTISPDSRWTRRRSEKQRRLELVRGFADGVVLPTDKIVAALEALILPGDRVVLEGNNQKQADFLSRSLAKADPAKLHDLHMIMPSVGRSEHLDLFERGIARKLDFSFAGTQSLRISQLLEDGLLEIGAIHTYIELYARLVVDLIPNVVLSAGFMADRAGNIYTGPSTEDTPALIEPAAFSDGIVIVQVNQLVDDVSELPRVDIPASWVDFVVVADKPFYIEPLFTRDPRHIKPVHVLMAMMAIRGIYEKHNVQSLNHGIGFNTAAIELILPTYGESLGLKGKICRNWTLNPHPTLIPAIESGWVESVHCFGTELGMENYIAARPDVFFTGRDGSLRSNRMFCQLAGQYAVDLFIGATLQVDGDGHSSTVTRGRLAGFGGAPNMGHDPRGRRHSTPAWLDMRHDEAPEALLERGKKLVVQMVETFQEGGKPTFVETLDAVEVARKSGMPLAPIMIYGDDVTHLLTEEGIAYLYKARSLEERQAMIAAVAGVTVIGLRHNPKDTARMRREGLIALPEDLGIRRTDATRELLAAKSVADLVAWSGGLYNPPAKFRSW
- a CDS encoding Hpt domain-containing protein gives rise to the protein MGDRHDYVALEWVKGEIAETLKQAHHSLESLLDDAQAMQGLSECLACIHQVHGSLQMVEFYGAALLAEEMEHLASALLQQRVSHRDEAIQLLRQALGQLPIYLDRVQGARRDLPLVVLPLINDLRSAHGESLLSETSLFSPQLPDLLSVDDDTLALLAPADFANVLRKLRQMLQMALVGLLREQDDQTNLGYLAKVFARLEGLCAQAPLSPLWHVASALVEGMREGAVGNSPALRSLFKEAEKELKRLLEQGMSGINQAPPPELLKSLLFYIAKAEHPTGQMLTMKDRYSLDDALPDSAMVDAERARLAGPDRDAMRSVLAALCEELVRVKERLDLFVRSDRQHASDLDSLLSPLRQIADTLAVLGFGQPRKVIIDQLAVVLSLAQGQRAPNDAILMDVAGALLYVEATLAGMVGTVEPESQEERRLPTTDLTQIHQIVIREARICLQQAKDMIVDYIDADWDRQQLQPLPALLTQVRGALAMIALNRAASLIEACNSFIREHLLVDTDHPGWQELDRLADVVTSIEYYLERLSADPQASGEPLLDVAEKSLASLGFFPSEKPVPALETLLSAPQALAVLDDHQRVQSLAEVLASPVSAVNPPALTTPGSLMPPPPDEEPVDDELRDVFLEETDEVLGVLREYLPRWSAAPDSKEILSELRRAFHTLKGSGRMVRALVLGELAWAVENLLNRVLERSIAPSPAVQLLLADTLNLLPQLVAEFAASAQRQRQDVDQLAARAHTLAKGDAPLADEDTQDVAALDPLLLEIFGNEAQTHLASLNRFLDQAAEHLPLQASDELQRALHTLKGSASMAGVLPIAELAGPLDQLAREYKAHLIALDLDEVELLLEAEGLFRLGLRQLKLDPLAAIPGADELIARTQSLLAERLQTLLNAPNTGLRIKRDPQLINNFLAQGMDILLDAESLLQRWQQHPGERQELSALLDELTTLGEGAHLADLHPVDELCEALLDLYGAVEESSLAVSDTFFHEAQSAHEALINMLDELAAGQEVSSQPARVRALRGLLDESLDPSAMGLIRSDGSRTLSIRELGSATSELAQTVPRLELDDEIVSIFLEEAVDILESAGQALQRWLKDPDNSAPLSSLQRDLHTLKGGARMAAVVPVGDLAHELENLYEGLVDRRYSHSEALAQLLQHSHDRLAVLLEQLQNRQLLGDPGALIDAIRTFRQSNISPAEVATPTPVNDSPGQDPELLEIFLEEGFDIIENSGAALVRWQAEPSGRQEIETLLRDLHTLKGGARMVEIAAIGDLAHELEFLYEGLSEGALQPTAALFRLLQSSHDRLAQMLDATRAGQPLPPADRLIDEIKNFSHPAAADGPASPVMAPKVEPVAAPVEPGADMVKVSAELLDDLVNLAGETSIFRGRIEQQVSDARVALSEMENTLERMRDQLRRLDTETQGRILSRQQVDAERLGYEEFDPLEMDRHSQLQQLSRALFESASDLLDLKETLDLRNQDADNLLQQQGRINTELQEGLMRTRMVPFERMLPRLKRIVRQVSSELGKDVEFVVGNAEGEMDRNVLERMAPPLEHMLRNAVDHGLESTAARLAAGKPAQGRITLDLSREGGDMIFDIRDDGAGVPLAAVRRKAIKRGMLAPDSEVSDRDVLQFILQPGFSTAEKITQISGRGVGMDVVHEEVRQLGGSMSIDSVPGQGVHFRIRLPFTVSVNRALMVQCGEEQYAIPLNTIEGIVRVLPNELEGHYRLDPPTYTYAGQCYELCYLGELLKTGLRPKLLGQSLPLPVLLVQCNERHIAVQVDVMAGTREIVVKSLGPQFAAVQGLSGATILGDGRVVLILDLLAPIRAMQAHVPQRPRAQDAEPEPHKPLLVMVVDDSVTVRKVTSRLLERHGMNVLTAKDGVDAMLLLEEHLPDLMLLDIEMPRMDGFEVATQVRANDRLQHLPIIMITSRTGQKHRDRAMAIGVNDYLGKPYQESVLLDSIALWTKPHA